A region from the Nematostella vectensis chromosome 13, jaNemVect1.1, whole genome shotgun sequence genome encodes:
- the LOC116603316 gene encoding protein piccolo isoform X1, with translation MTYSGLYWACASCDLVRQSCVMAADPGSNNLEDFDIEQVINWDEHNYASKNLEFQHLPDLDLPTDVPVTGQSTLPTPPSPGSHGGRMMRGQVMGTHPTAVVCQNQDSSIMSMTQPSHTSSLNPVFPPDASCIISDIRQELGNRASVSQTRTTISPTFPSENFDLPPLSHPHHMMRPSSMNYMQRSSPQMPGSQQLVHNTPHQTMHPAMSGYNQANMQRQVMSNMPVNHSLDSEMEGDDHDNEDEGSIEKLIEDIVDRDLPQGIEDPIVFPQVSHAMPLGSQHSMIQRPGGQGQLVSMSLNSTAGQPLGSPVTGSNPRGTSNNPMAGSPMGQNPGSPLTMTIPGREQSANLSGSMHKSSLSLGNAAKPSIKLLQQQPASPQIASPQMGMSPGHANSPRPIPQVQSPRPTAGMPLQGNQGPIQQSNVGMTGSAPSPRSIQQNTGTGVGPTPLQSPYQVPQMSPQSVRSPLPPSPISQMSPPKFPSNPTGMQTSSMPQSPVRSPMNAPSPQAARPPQPSAVRNLSSPGSQVVSKGKDVAKLQAQAGYTPRSSTATSITASCKLQTTLATSAPYHSVPLQSSVMPVSGGKPMQKLKSTMQIKNSNKKPAQTKTSQSKASNASQKNNNVQSTSCQSTTAQNNTSTVQATPSSSTLKGSTQAHQTTANVLTQAMLLKAVSSTAAGQAVSTGQPVSVATSQGKVIYYVLPKGTNLNTAQLQAAAKAQQGSTGSGQPLKMILINAKTTVGGTKPVGPPVDAAASVPLTQTLSCGGISIQQVAQVMQQKTLTAKTVGNNNVAMSTLPLSTMSSGTVIMSTGQENGSFTINTGPGALFKGSTAVPGVRSVPVSAPSNPSTVGQMQSAGTTKITFINESSGIRQFVDSSGDISAPNQLNNTAQGSSEGNWMPRGAKHSRIISVDDESDSDSTPLAELADHLKANGGDTKKKRKKGEKRKRKTKIEGEPPKPLSAYQIFFKETQAAIRLQNPSAQFGEIAKIVGQMWENLPEEQKKVYHCKHETAKAEYQKAMDELISKQKEPKAKLPKLESPLPTGKPKFSIPKVSTAAKEGGKPEGARIKIPKKTSNSVVKPEGAAKSSSPQAAVGPFSLAPSTTASNMISKTLPSKPKKTKLSINPISQRVCARDGCSMPARTTKERGTQYCSNECIINHCRMVFNSWVENRKTELQVA, from the exons ATGACCTACAGCGGCTTGTACTGGGCATGCGCCTCATGCGATCTTGTGCGACAAAGCTGTGTAATGGCGGCGGATCCCGGTTCGAATAATCTTGAGGATTTTGATATAGAGCAAGTTATAAATTGGGACGAGCACAATTACGCTTCAAAG AATCTGGAATTTCAGCATTTACCAGACCTCGACCTTCCCACAGATGTACCAGTAACAGGCCAGTCAACACTACCGACCCCACCCTCTCCTGGCAGTCATGGAGGGAGGATGATGCGGGGACAGGTTATGGGGACACACCCTACGGCAGTCGTCTGCCAAAATCAAGACAGCTCTATTATGAGCATGACTCAG CCATCACACACTTCCTCATTAAATCCAGTGTTTCCGCCTGATGCAAGCTGCATCATCTCTGACATTCGTCAAGAGCTAGGCAACCGAGCAAGTGTCTCCCAAACAAGAACAACCATTTCACCAACCTTCCCGTCAGAGAATTTTGATCTACCTCCACTGTCCCACCCGCATCATATGATGCGCCCTTCTTCAATGAACTACATGCAGAGGTCTTCCCCTCAAATGCCTGGCTCACAACAGCTGGTCCATAACACCCCACACCAGACAATGCATCCTGCGATGTCTGGATATAACCAGGCGAATATGCAAAGACAAGTCATGTCGAACATGCCTGTCAATCACTCTCTGGATTCTGAAATGGAAGGGGATGATCATGACAATGAGGATGAGGGTTCTATTGAAAAACTGATTGAGGATATTGTAGATAGAGACCTGCCACAGGGGATAGAGGACCCTATAGTGTTCCCACAGGTGTCACACGCGATGCCTCTGGGAAGTCAGCACTCAATGATACAAAGGCCAGGAGGTCAGGGACAGCTCGTGTCCATGTCTCTCAATTCAACTGCAGGACAACCACTTGGAAGTCCAGTCACTGGGAGTAACCCCAGAGGGACCAGTAACAACCCCATGGCTGGAAGTCCAATGGGGCAGAACCCTGGGAGCCCGCTCACCATGACAATACCAGGAAGGGAGCAAAGTGCAAACTTGTCTGGCAGCATGCATAAGTCATCATTGTCTTTGGGAAATGCTGCTAAACCAAGTATAAAACTGCTCCAGCAACAGCCGGCATCACCTCAGATTGCCTCGCCGCAGATGGGCATGTCTCCTGGGCATGCCAATAGTCCAAGACCCATCCCCCAGGTACAGAGTCCAAGACCCACAGCTGGTATGCCACTACAGGGGAACCAGGGGCCTATCCAGCAATCTAATGTGGGGATGACGGGCTCTGCACCAAGTCCAAGGTCCATACAACAGAATACTGGGACAGGAGTCGGCCCAACACCTCTTCAAAGTCCATACCAAGTCCCCCAAATGAGCCCTCAAAGTGTAAGAAGCCCATTACCCCCGTCTCCAATTTCCCAAATGTCTCCACCCAAGTTCCCTTCAAACCCTACAGGCATGCAAACCTCCAGCATGCCACAGTCTCCGGTGAGGTCTCCTATGAACGCTCCATCCCCACAGGCAGCTAGACCACCACAGCCCTCGGCAGTCAGGAACCTCAGCTCGCCAGGAAGTCAGGTGGTCTCCAAAGGCAAGGATGTTGCCAAGCTACAAGCCCAAGCTGGCTACACACCAAGGTCTTCTACCGCAACTAGTATAACAGCATCTTGTAAACTTCAGACAACTCTAGCAACTTCAGCACCTTACCATTCTGTTCCTTTGCAATCTAGTGTGATGCCAGTATCTGGTGGGAAACCAATGCAGAAACTCAAATCAACAATGCAAATCAAGAACAGTAACAAAAAACCTGCGCAGACCAAGACTTCTCAAAGCAAAGCATCAAATGCAAGTCAAAAGAACAATAATGTTCAGTCAACATCCTGCCAGTCTACAACAGCACAAAACAACACCTCTACAGTGCAAGCCACTCCATCTAGCAGTACCCTTAAAGGATCAACCCAAGCTCATCAAACAACAGCGAATGTTCTCACACAAGCGATGCTATTAAAAGCAGTGTCCTCCACAGCCGCAGGTCAAGCTGTTTCCACTGGACAGCCGGTATCAGTTGCAACATCTCAAGGAAAAGTAATTTACTACGTGCTGCCCAAAGGAACAAACTTAAACACTGCTCAGTTACAAGCTGCAGCTAAGGCCCAACAGGGCTCAACTGGCTCAGGACAACCTCTAAAAATGATTCTTATAAATGCAAAGACTACAGTTGGGGGCACTAAACCTGTAGGGCCCCCTGTGGACGCTGCTGCAAGTGTACCTCTAACTCAGACCTTGTCCTGCGGAGGGATATCCATTCAGCAAGTTGCCCAAGTCATGCAGCAGAAGACACTTACAGCAAAGACTGTTGGGAATAATAATGTTGCCATGTCAACTTTACCATTGAGTACAATGTCTAGTGGAACGGTAATAATGTCTACAGGTCAAGAGAATGGCAGCTTTACTATAAATACTGGCCCTGGGGCATTATTTAAGGGATCAACAGCAGTTCCAGGTGTCAGGTCGGTACCTGTGAGTGCGCCGTCTAACCCTTCGACTGTCGGCCAAATGCAATCTGCTGGAACTACCAAGATAACATTTATAAATGAGTCCTCAGGTATAAGACAATTTGTTGACTCATCTGGTGATATTAGTGCACCGAATCAGCTGAATAACACTGCCCAAGGTAGCTCAGAGGGGAATTGGATGCCCAGGGGTGCAAAGCATAGTAGGATCATATCTGTTGATGATGAAAGCGACAGCGACTCCACCCCCTTAGCAGAACTTGCCGACCATTTGAAAGCAAATGGAGGGGATActaagaaaaagagaaagaaaggtGAAAAGCGGAAAAGGAAAACCAAGATTGAAGGGGAACCACCAAA acccttgtctgCTTATCAAATATTCTTCAAGGAAACTCAAGCAGCTATTCGCTTGCAAAACCCATCT GCACAGTTTGGAGAAATAGCCAAGATTGTTGGTCAGATGTGGGAAAATTTACCAGAGGAACAGAAAAAG GTTTACCATTGCAAGCATGAAACAGCGAAGGCAGAGTATCAAAAAGCTATGGATGAGCTGATATCTAAGCAG AAGGAACCCAAGGCCAAACTACCCAAGCTGGAAAGCCCTCTTCCTACAGGAAAACCAAAGTTCTCTATCCCCAAGGTCTCGACCGCAGCAAAAGAAGGTGGTAAACCAGAGGGAGCTAGAATAAAGATCCCTAAGAAAACTAGCAACTCTGTCGTCAAGCCTGAGGGGGCAGCCAAGTCCAGCAGTCCCCAGGCAGCTGTCGGACCATTTTCACTAGCACCATCAACAACAGCAAGTAACATGATCAGCAAGACACTCCCATCAAAACCCAAG aaAACCAAGCTGTCTATTAATCCAATAAGTCAAAGGGTGTGTGCTAGAGATGGCTGTTCCATGCCGGCGAGAACCACCAAGGAGCGCGGTACACAGTACTGTAGCAATGAGTGCATCATCAACCACTGCAG AATGGTATTCAACTCTTGGGTTGAAAACAGAAAGACAGAATTGCAAGTTGCATAG
- the LOC116603316 gene encoding protein piccolo isoform X3, which translates to MRRRLAKRDIWKPFKNLEFQHLPDLDLPTDVPVTGQSTLPTPPSPGSHGGRMMRGQVMGTHPTAVVCQNQDSSIMSMTQPSHTSSLNPVFPPDASCIISDIRQELGNRASVSQTRTTISPTFPSENFDLPPLSHPHHMMRPSSMNYMQRSSPQMPGSQQLVHNTPHQTMHPAMSGYNQANMQRQVMSNMPVNHSLDSEMEGDDHDNEDEGSIEKLIEDIVDRDLPQGIEDPIVFPQVSHAMPLGSQHSMIQRPGGQGQLVSMSLNSTAGQPLGSPVTGSNPRGTSNNPMAGSPMGQNPGSPLTMTIPGREQSANLSGSMHKSSLSLGNAAKPSIKLLQQQPASPQIASPQMGMSPGHANSPRPIPQVQSPRPTAGMPLQGNQGPIQQSNVGMTGSAPSPRSIQQNTGTGVGPTPLQSPYQVPQMSPQSVRSPLPPSPISQMSPPKFPSNPTGMQTSSMPQSPVRSPMNAPSPQAARPPQPSAVRNLSSPGSQVVSKGKDVAKLQAQAGYTPRSSTATSITASCKLQTTLATSAPYHSVPLQSSVMPVSGGKPMQKLKSTMQIKNSNKKPAQTKTSQSKASNASQKNNNVQSTSCQSTTAQNNTSTVQATPSSSTLKGSTQAHQTTANVLTQAMLLKAVSSTAAGQAVSTGQPVSVATSQGKVIYYVLPKGTNLNTAQLQAAAKAQQGSTGSGQPLKMILINAKTTVGGTKPVGPPVDAAASVPLTQTLSCGGISIQQVAQVMQQKTLTAKTVGNNNVAMSTLPLSTMSSGTVIMSTGQENGSFTINTGPGALFKGSTAVPGVRSVPVSAPSNPSTVGQMQSAGTTKITFINESSGIRQFVDSSGDISAPNQLNNTAQGSSEGNWMPRGAKHSRIISVDDESDSDSTPLAELADHLKANGGDTKKKRKKGEKRKRKTKIEGEPPKPLSAYQIFFKETQAAIRLQNPSAQFGEIAKIVGQMWENLPEEQKKVYHCKHETAKAEYQKAMDELISKQKEPKAKLPKLESPLPTGKPKFSIPKVSTAAKEGGKPEGARIKIPKKTSNSVVKPEGAAKSSSPQAAVGPFSLAPSTTASNMISKTLPSKPKKTKLSINPISQRVCARDGCSMPARTTKERGTQYCSNECIINHCRMVFNSWVENRKTELQVA; encoded by the exons ATGAGAAGAAGACTAGCTAAACGTGATATCTGGAAACCATTTAAG AATCTGGAATTTCAGCATTTACCAGACCTCGACCTTCCCACAGATGTACCAGTAACAGGCCAGTCAACACTACCGACCCCACCCTCTCCTGGCAGTCATGGAGGGAGGATGATGCGGGGACAGGTTATGGGGACACACCCTACGGCAGTCGTCTGCCAAAATCAAGACAGCTCTATTATGAGCATGACTCAG CCATCACACACTTCCTCATTAAATCCAGTGTTTCCGCCTGATGCAAGCTGCATCATCTCTGACATTCGTCAAGAGCTAGGCAACCGAGCAAGTGTCTCCCAAACAAGAACAACCATTTCACCAACCTTCCCGTCAGAGAATTTTGATCTACCTCCACTGTCCCACCCGCATCATATGATGCGCCCTTCTTCAATGAACTACATGCAGAGGTCTTCCCCTCAAATGCCTGGCTCACAACAGCTGGTCCATAACACCCCACACCAGACAATGCATCCTGCGATGTCTGGATATAACCAGGCGAATATGCAAAGACAAGTCATGTCGAACATGCCTGTCAATCACTCTCTGGATTCTGAAATGGAAGGGGATGATCATGACAATGAGGATGAGGGTTCTATTGAAAAACTGATTGAGGATATTGTAGATAGAGACCTGCCACAGGGGATAGAGGACCCTATAGTGTTCCCACAGGTGTCACACGCGATGCCTCTGGGAAGTCAGCACTCAATGATACAAAGGCCAGGAGGTCAGGGACAGCTCGTGTCCATGTCTCTCAATTCAACTGCAGGACAACCACTTGGAAGTCCAGTCACTGGGAGTAACCCCAGAGGGACCAGTAACAACCCCATGGCTGGAAGTCCAATGGGGCAGAACCCTGGGAGCCCGCTCACCATGACAATACCAGGAAGGGAGCAAAGTGCAAACTTGTCTGGCAGCATGCATAAGTCATCATTGTCTTTGGGAAATGCTGCTAAACCAAGTATAAAACTGCTCCAGCAACAGCCGGCATCACCTCAGATTGCCTCGCCGCAGATGGGCATGTCTCCTGGGCATGCCAATAGTCCAAGACCCATCCCCCAGGTACAGAGTCCAAGACCCACAGCTGGTATGCCACTACAGGGGAACCAGGGGCCTATCCAGCAATCTAATGTGGGGATGACGGGCTCTGCACCAAGTCCAAGGTCCATACAACAGAATACTGGGACAGGAGTCGGCCCAACACCTCTTCAAAGTCCATACCAAGTCCCCCAAATGAGCCCTCAAAGTGTAAGAAGCCCATTACCCCCGTCTCCAATTTCCCAAATGTCTCCACCCAAGTTCCCTTCAAACCCTACAGGCATGCAAACCTCCAGCATGCCACAGTCTCCGGTGAGGTCTCCTATGAACGCTCCATCCCCACAGGCAGCTAGACCACCACAGCCCTCGGCAGTCAGGAACCTCAGCTCGCCAGGAAGTCAGGTGGTCTCCAAAGGCAAGGATGTTGCCAAGCTACAAGCCCAAGCTGGCTACACACCAAGGTCTTCTACCGCAACTAGTATAACAGCATCTTGTAAACTTCAGACAACTCTAGCAACTTCAGCACCTTACCATTCTGTTCCTTTGCAATCTAGTGTGATGCCAGTATCTGGTGGGAAACCAATGCAGAAACTCAAATCAACAATGCAAATCAAGAACAGTAACAAAAAACCTGCGCAGACCAAGACTTCTCAAAGCAAAGCATCAAATGCAAGTCAAAAGAACAATAATGTTCAGTCAACATCCTGCCAGTCTACAACAGCACAAAACAACACCTCTACAGTGCAAGCCACTCCATCTAGCAGTACCCTTAAAGGATCAACCCAAGCTCATCAAACAACAGCGAATGTTCTCACACAAGCGATGCTATTAAAAGCAGTGTCCTCCACAGCCGCAGGTCAAGCTGTTTCCACTGGACAGCCGGTATCAGTTGCAACATCTCAAGGAAAAGTAATTTACTACGTGCTGCCCAAAGGAACAAACTTAAACACTGCTCAGTTACAAGCTGCAGCTAAGGCCCAACAGGGCTCAACTGGCTCAGGACAACCTCTAAAAATGATTCTTATAAATGCAAAGACTACAGTTGGGGGCACTAAACCTGTAGGGCCCCCTGTGGACGCTGCTGCAAGTGTACCTCTAACTCAGACCTTGTCCTGCGGAGGGATATCCATTCAGCAAGTTGCCCAAGTCATGCAGCAGAAGACACTTACAGCAAAGACTGTTGGGAATAATAATGTTGCCATGTCAACTTTACCATTGAGTACAATGTCTAGTGGAACGGTAATAATGTCTACAGGTCAAGAGAATGGCAGCTTTACTATAAATACTGGCCCTGGGGCATTATTTAAGGGATCAACAGCAGTTCCAGGTGTCAGGTCGGTACCTGTGAGTGCGCCGTCTAACCCTTCGACTGTCGGCCAAATGCAATCTGCTGGAACTACCAAGATAACATTTATAAATGAGTCCTCAGGTATAAGACAATTTGTTGACTCATCTGGTGATATTAGTGCACCGAATCAGCTGAATAACACTGCCCAAGGTAGCTCAGAGGGGAATTGGATGCCCAGGGGTGCAAAGCATAGTAGGATCATATCTGTTGATGATGAAAGCGACAGCGACTCCACCCCCTTAGCAGAACTTGCCGACCATTTGAAAGCAAATGGAGGGGATActaagaaaaagagaaagaaaggtGAAAAGCGGAAAAGGAAAACCAAGATTGAAGGGGAACCACCAAA acccttgtctgCTTATCAAATATTCTTCAAGGAAACTCAAGCAGCTATTCGCTTGCAAAACCCATCT GCACAGTTTGGAGAAATAGCCAAGATTGTTGGTCAGATGTGGGAAAATTTACCAGAGGAACAGAAAAAG GTTTACCATTGCAAGCATGAAACAGCGAAGGCAGAGTATCAAAAAGCTATGGATGAGCTGATATCTAAGCAG AAGGAACCCAAGGCCAAACTACCCAAGCTGGAAAGCCCTCTTCCTACAGGAAAACCAAAGTTCTCTATCCCCAAGGTCTCGACCGCAGCAAAAGAAGGTGGTAAACCAGAGGGAGCTAGAATAAAGATCCCTAAGAAAACTAGCAACTCTGTCGTCAAGCCTGAGGGGGCAGCCAAGTCCAGCAGTCCCCAGGCAGCTGTCGGACCATTTTCACTAGCACCATCAACAACAGCAAGTAACATGATCAGCAAGACACTCCCATCAAAACCCAAG aaAACCAAGCTGTCTATTAATCCAATAAGTCAAAGGGTGTGTGCTAGAGATGGCTGTTCCATGCCGGCGAGAACCACCAAGGAGCGCGGTACACAGTACTGTAGCAATGAGTGCATCATCAACCACTGCAG AATGGTATTCAACTCTTGGGTTGAAAACAGAAAGACAGAATTGCAAGTTGCATAG
- the LOC116603316 gene encoding protein piccolo isoform X2, producing the protein MTYSGLYWACASCDLVRQSCVMAADPGSNNLEDFDIEQVINWDEHNYASKNLEFQHLPDLDLPTDVPVTGQSTLPTPPSPGSHGGRMMRGQVMGTHPTAVVCQNQDSSIMSMTQPSHTSSLNPVFPPDASCIISDIRQELGNRASVSQTRTTISPTFPSENFDLPPLSHPHHMMRPSSMNYMQRSSPQMPGSQQLVHNTPHQTMHPAMSGYNQANMQRQVMSNMPVNHSLDSEMEGDDHDNEDEGSIEKLIEDIVDRDLPQGIEDPIVFPQVSHAMPLGSQHSMIQRPGGQGQLVSMSLNSTAGQPLGSPVTGSNPRGTSNNPMAGSPMGQNPGSPLTMTIPGREQSANLSGSMHKSSLSLGNAAKPSIKLLQQQPASPQIASPQMGMSPGHANSPRPIPQVQSPRPTAGMPLQGNQGPIQQSNVGMTGSAPSPRSIQQNTGTGVGPTPLQSPYQVPQMSPQSVRSPLPPSPISQMSPPKFPSNPTGMQTSSMPQSPVRSPMNAPSPQAARPPQPSAVRNLSSPGSQVVSKGKDVAKLQAQAGYTPRSSTATSITASCKLQTTLATSAPYHSVPLQSSVMPVSGGKPMQKLKSTMQIKNSNKKPAQTKTSQSKASNASQKNNNVQSTSCQSTTAQNNTSTVQATPSSSTLKGSTQAHQTTANVLTQAMLLKAVSSTAAGQAVSTGQPVSVATSQGKVIYYVLPKGTNLNTAQLQAAAKAQQGSTGSGQPLKMILINAKTTVGGTKPVGPPVDAAASVPLTQTLSCGGISIQQVAQVMQQKTLTAKTVGNNNVAMSTLPLSTMSSGTVIMSTGQENGSFTINTGPGALFKGSTAVPGVRSVPVSAPSNPSTVGQMQSAGTTKITFINESSGIRQFVDSSGDISAPNQLNNTAQGSSEGNWMPRGAKHSRIISVDDESDSDSTPLAELADHLKANGGDTKKKRKKGEKRKRKTKIEGEPPKPLSAYQIFFKETQAAIRLQNPSFGEIAKIVGQMWENLPEEQKKVYHCKHETAKAEYQKAMDELISKQKEPKAKLPKLESPLPTGKPKFSIPKVSTAAKEGGKPEGARIKIPKKTSNSVVKPEGAAKSSSPQAAVGPFSLAPSTTASNMISKTLPSKPKKTKLSINPISQRVCARDGCSMPARTTKERGTQYCSNECIINHCRMVFNSWVENRKTELQVA; encoded by the exons ATGACCTACAGCGGCTTGTACTGGGCATGCGCCTCATGCGATCTTGTGCGACAAAGCTGTGTAATGGCGGCGGATCCCGGTTCGAATAATCTTGAGGATTTTGATATAGAGCAAGTTATAAATTGGGACGAGCACAATTACGCTTCAAAG AATCTGGAATTTCAGCATTTACCAGACCTCGACCTTCCCACAGATGTACCAGTAACAGGCCAGTCAACACTACCGACCCCACCCTCTCCTGGCAGTCATGGAGGGAGGATGATGCGGGGACAGGTTATGGGGACACACCCTACGGCAGTCGTCTGCCAAAATCAAGACAGCTCTATTATGAGCATGACTCAG CCATCACACACTTCCTCATTAAATCCAGTGTTTCCGCCTGATGCAAGCTGCATCATCTCTGACATTCGTCAAGAGCTAGGCAACCGAGCAAGTGTCTCCCAAACAAGAACAACCATTTCACCAACCTTCCCGTCAGAGAATTTTGATCTACCTCCACTGTCCCACCCGCATCATATGATGCGCCCTTCTTCAATGAACTACATGCAGAGGTCTTCCCCTCAAATGCCTGGCTCACAACAGCTGGTCCATAACACCCCACACCAGACAATGCATCCTGCGATGTCTGGATATAACCAGGCGAATATGCAAAGACAAGTCATGTCGAACATGCCTGTCAATCACTCTCTGGATTCTGAAATGGAAGGGGATGATCATGACAATGAGGATGAGGGTTCTATTGAAAAACTGATTGAGGATATTGTAGATAGAGACCTGCCACAGGGGATAGAGGACCCTATAGTGTTCCCACAGGTGTCACACGCGATGCCTCTGGGAAGTCAGCACTCAATGATACAAAGGCCAGGAGGTCAGGGACAGCTCGTGTCCATGTCTCTCAATTCAACTGCAGGACAACCACTTGGAAGTCCAGTCACTGGGAGTAACCCCAGAGGGACCAGTAACAACCCCATGGCTGGAAGTCCAATGGGGCAGAACCCTGGGAGCCCGCTCACCATGACAATACCAGGAAGGGAGCAAAGTGCAAACTTGTCTGGCAGCATGCATAAGTCATCATTGTCTTTGGGAAATGCTGCTAAACCAAGTATAAAACTGCTCCAGCAACAGCCGGCATCACCTCAGATTGCCTCGCCGCAGATGGGCATGTCTCCTGGGCATGCCAATAGTCCAAGACCCATCCCCCAGGTACAGAGTCCAAGACCCACAGCTGGTATGCCACTACAGGGGAACCAGGGGCCTATCCAGCAATCTAATGTGGGGATGACGGGCTCTGCACCAAGTCCAAGGTCCATACAACAGAATACTGGGACAGGAGTCGGCCCAACACCTCTTCAAAGTCCATACCAAGTCCCCCAAATGAGCCCTCAAAGTGTAAGAAGCCCATTACCCCCGTCTCCAATTTCCCAAATGTCTCCACCCAAGTTCCCTTCAAACCCTACAGGCATGCAAACCTCCAGCATGCCACAGTCTCCGGTGAGGTCTCCTATGAACGCTCCATCCCCACAGGCAGCTAGACCACCACAGCCCTCGGCAGTCAGGAACCTCAGCTCGCCAGGAAGTCAGGTGGTCTCCAAAGGCAAGGATGTTGCCAAGCTACAAGCCCAAGCTGGCTACACACCAAGGTCTTCTACCGCAACTAGTATAACAGCATCTTGTAAACTTCAGACAACTCTAGCAACTTCAGCACCTTACCATTCTGTTCCTTTGCAATCTAGTGTGATGCCAGTATCTGGTGGGAAACCAATGCAGAAACTCAAATCAACAATGCAAATCAAGAACAGTAACAAAAAACCTGCGCAGACCAAGACTTCTCAAAGCAAAGCATCAAATGCAAGTCAAAAGAACAATAATGTTCAGTCAACATCCTGCCAGTCTACAACAGCACAAAACAACACCTCTACAGTGCAAGCCACTCCATCTAGCAGTACCCTTAAAGGATCAACCCAAGCTCATCAAACAACAGCGAATGTTCTCACACAAGCGATGCTATTAAAAGCAGTGTCCTCCACAGCCGCAGGTCAAGCTGTTTCCACTGGACAGCCGGTATCAGTTGCAACATCTCAAGGAAAAGTAATTTACTACGTGCTGCCCAAAGGAACAAACTTAAACACTGCTCAGTTACAAGCTGCAGCTAAGGCCCAACAGGGCTCAACTGGCTCAGGACAACCTCTAAAAATGATTCTTATAAATGCAAAGACTACAGTTGGGGGCACTAAACCTGTAGGGCCCCCTGTGGACGCTGCTGCAAGTGTACCTCTAACTCAGACCTTGTCCTGCGGAGGGATATCCATTCAGCAAGTTGCCCAAGTCATGCAGCAGAAGACACTTACAGCAAAGACTGTTGGGAATAATAATGTTGCCATGTCAACTTTACCATTGAGTACAATGTCTAGTGGAACGGTAATAATGTCTACAGGTCAAGAGAATGGCAGCTTTACTATAAATACTGGCCCTGGGGCATTATTTAAGGGATCAACAGCAGTTCCAGGTGTCAGGTCGGTACCTGTGAGTGCGCCGTCTAACCCTTCGACTGTCGGCCAAATGCAATCTGCTGGAACTACCAAGATAACATTTATAAATGAGTCCTCAGGTATAAGACAATTTGTTGACTCATCTGGTGATATTAGTGCACCGAATCAGCTGAATAACACTGCCCAAGGTAGCTCAGAGGGGAATTGGATGCCCAGGGGTGCAAAGCATAGTAGGATCATATCTGTTGATGATGAAAGCGACAGCGACTCCACCCCCTTAGCAGAACTTGCCGACCATTTGAAAGCAAATGGAGGGGATActaagaaaaagagaaagaaaggtGAAAAGCGGAAAAGGAAAACCAAGATTGAAGGGGAACCACCAAA acccttgtctgCTTATCAAATATTCTTCAAGGAAACTCAAGCAGCTATTCGCTTGCAAAACCCATCT TTTGGAGAAATAGCCAAGATTGTTGGTCAGATGTGGGAAAATTTACCAGAGGAACAGAAAAAG GTTTACCATTGCAAGCATGAAACAGCGAAGGCAGAGTATCAAAAAGCTATGGATGAGCTGATATCTAAGCAG AAGGAACCCAAGGCCAAACTACCCAAGCTGGAAAGCCCTCTTCCTACAGGAAAACCAAAGTTCTCTATCCCCAAGGTCTCGACCGCAGCAAAAGAAGGTGGTAAACCAGAGGGAGCTAGAATAAAGATCCCTAAGAAAACTAGCAACTCTGTCGTCAAGCCTGAGGGGGCAGCCAAGTCCAGCAGTCCCCAGGCAGCTGTCGGACCATTTTCACTAGCACCATCAACAACAGCAAGTAACATGATCAGCAAGACACTCCCATCAAAACCCAAG aaAACCAAGCTGTCTATTAATCCAATAAGTCAAAGGGTGTGTGCTAGAGATGGCTGTTCCATGCCGGCGAGAACCACCAAGGAGCGCGGTACACAGTACTGTAGCAATGAGTGCATCATCAACCACTGCAG AATGGTATTCAACTCTTGGGTTGAAAACAGAAAGACAGAATTGCAAGTTGCATAG